Proteins from one Acropora muricata isolate sample 2 chromosome 9, ASM3666990v1, whole genome shotgun sequence genomic window:
- the LOC136928937 gene encoding uncharacterized protein produces the protein MPLLGNKRKICAMVTNLAKRFKRASAMCASSKDNCVAILQQYNLQLKDVNVLLWKEEIIRHAKDEELMSSTRLGTCTSGIDKLKQQMEMLSFSIARRTQVINKETDTSKQRTRLRKKNTQERSQLKSIIASYNALVQSNGGAPLTMDSLLAGEPPPPDFGQSDAIPVRVKSKIVDTFQIHDRWTEEVALLKTEMSNLLRFYTDQRIPAIQKDILNLEYEIKSLVERKQPTSEVLITNNEEGGKVQVLCSVAIQMMFNIYYKV, from the exons ATGCCCTTGCTTGGAAACAAGAGAAAGATTTGTGCAATGGTCACGAACCTTGCAAAACGATTTAAACGG GCATCAGCAATGTGTGCTTCCTCCAAAGACAATTGTGTAGCTATTCTGCAACAGTATAACCTTCAGTTGAAAGATGTTAATGTTCTCCTCTGGAAAGAAGAGATTATTCGGCATGCTAAAG ATGAGGAGTTAATGAGTTCTACCCGATTAGGTACATGTACTTCAGGAATAGACAAGCTTAAACAACAAATGGAAATGCTATCTTTTTCCATTGCCAGAAGAACTCAAGTCATAAACAAAGAGACAG ACACTTCAAAGCAACGTACACGTTTGCGAAAGAAAAATACGCAAGAAAGATCACAGCTCAAGAGCATAATCGCCAGTTACAATGCTCTGGTTCAAAGTAATGGTGGAGCACCACTGACGATGGATTCATTGTTAGCAGGAGAACCACCACCACCTGACTTTGGTCAAAGTGATG CAATACCTGTCAGAGTAAAAAGCAAAATAGTGGATACCTTTCAAATCCATGACAGGTGGACTGAAGAGGTAGCCCTATTAAAGACGGAGATGTCCAATCTGTTACGTTTTTATACAGACCAGCGTATCCCAGCAATCCAAAAGGATATCCTTAACCTGGAATATGAAATTAAGTCACTAG ttGAACGCAAACAACCAACAAGTGAAGTTCTGATTACAAATAACGAAGAAGGTGGAAAGGTACAGGTTTTATGCAGTGTTGCAATTCAGATGATGTTTAACATATATTATAAAGTGTGA
- the LOC136927679 gene encoding E3 ubiquitin-protein ligase TRIM45-like yields the protein MACAIPDKHLECAVCMEHFKEPKVLPCLHTFCKDCLKGLIKKQGSDHVITCPECRQDAKIADGNVNKLQPNFWINNFMTLMSIKNSDSSSKSIICELCDSGDTALSRCTYCRVFMCKFCETAHRRMNTFKGHEILTLVEVQKLGSKALVKPAFCKKHAGETLKLFCETCQQTICRDCTIVDHRDHKYNFVADVAERERKSIQAILQYTKAKDNAVEEGLKAVETMESRVEAKISEVSKEVDAFFDEQVRALGHLRRDLQNELKSQGKVKLTELQSQREMLTLSLAQLRSSVEFAERALAEGDDTELLTMKHELTERLSQLNALQYQCRPCKSDFLALQVNKTIQDIGEMATILYLPMECALSMVGGEEGVMYQTLAGQPVDFLLVIKFAGEKQDIRRCIRAVVSHSKEVHLQLELPVNILEDGSYSFSYKPDTSGVCTLSLTVEGESVCGSPLTWTVKPKVMREDQMSLLTSFTYEDEGERDLHCWKQKLQGYASTKTLEVGVRCVTPAVRLNCFDEVERRCSWCCETIKQQRQSFKRFSRSDNRNGASITSINGGDIISCYLNCETKKLIIYNERSKQSEIFTDVGGRIFPVVQPVQHYQGEPSEKFSICKAFTLDI from the coding sequence ATTGCTGATGGAAATGTGAATAAGTTGCAACCAAATTTCTGGATAAACAATTTCATGACCTTGATGAGCATCAAAAACAGTGACTCATCTAGCAAATCCATCATATGTGAACTATGTGACAGCGGGGATACTGCTTTGTCTCGTTGCACTTACTGCAGAGTTTTCATGTGCAAATTTTGTGAAACTGCACACAGAAGGATGAATACTTTTAAAGGTCATGAGATTTTGACCCTGGTAGAAGTTCAAAAACTTGGATCAAAAGCCCTGGTGAAACCAGCATTTTGTAAAAAACATGCTGGTGAAACTCTGAAACTGTTTTGTGAAACATGCCAACAAACAATCTGCCGTGATTGTACGATTGTTGATCACCGCGACCACAAGTACAACTTTGTGGCAGATGTTGcggaaagagagagaaaaagcaTTCAAGCAATTCTTCAATACACGAAAGCCAAAGACAATGCAGTGGAAGAAGGATTAAAGGCTGTTGAAACAATGGAAAGTCGTGTTGAAGCTAAGATTTCTGAAGTCAGCAAGGAGGTGGATGCGTTTTTTGACGAACAAGTGAGGGCGCTGGGCCATTTGCGAAGAGACCTACAGAATGAGTTAAAGAGTCAAGGAAAAGTCAAGCTAACAGAACTTCAGAGCCAAAGAGAAATGCTGACATTGTCGTTAGCTCAGTTGAGGAGTAGTGTTGAGTTTGCTGAAAGAGCGTTGGCTGAAGGAGATGATACGGAGCTCTTGACCATGAAGCATGAACTTACAGAAAGGCTCTCGCAGCTCAATGCATTGCAGTATCAGTGCAGACCTTGTAAAAGCGACTTTCTGGCGCTACAAGTGAACAAGACAATACAAGACATTGGTGAAATGGCGACTATTCTTTACCTGCCTATGGAGTGTGCGTTGAGCATGGTAGGAGGGGAAGAAGGTGTCATGTATCAAACATTGGCTGGACAACCCGTTGATTTCTTGCTTGTCATAAAGTTTGCCGGTGAAAAACAAGACATTCGCCGCTGTATTCGAGCCGTTGTTTCTCACTCGAAAGAGGTTCATTTGCAGCTCGAGCTTCCTGTAAACATCTTGGAGGATGGTTCTTATTCATTTTCATATAAACCAGACACAAGTGGTGTTTGCACCCTGTCTTTGACGGTTGAAGGAGAAAGTGTGTGCGGCAGTCCTTTGACGTGGACAGTGAAACCAAAAGTAATGAGGGAGGATCAGATGAGCCTTTTAACATCATTCACCTATGAGGATGAAGGGGAAAGAGATCTTCATTGTTGGAAACAAAAGCTTCAGGGTTATGCTAGTACCAAAACGCTTGAAGTAGGAGTTCGTTGCGTCACTCCTGCAGTTAGGCTTAATTGCTTCGATGAAGTAGAGAGAAGGTGCTCGTGGTGTTGTGAAACAATTAAACAGCAACGGCAATCATTCAAGCGTTTCTCGAGATCTGACAACCGAAACGGCGCTTCAATTACCTCTATCAATGGTGGTGATATCATCTCTTGTTATCTCAACTGTGAAACAAAGAAGCTTATCATTTATAATGAGCGaagtaaacaaagtgaaatcttCACAGACGTAGGAGGAAGAATTTTTCCGGTTGTTCAACCTGTACAGCATTACCAAGGTGAGCCATCAGAAAAGTTCTCCATTTGTAAAGCATTTACCCTGGATATTTAA
- the LOC136927680 gene encoding sodium- and chloride-dependent GABA transporter 2-like, with amino-acid sequence MMAEVKQRETWSSKLDFLLALMGFSIGLGNIWRFPYLCFKNGGGCFLIPYLICLILAGVPVLVLEIAMGQFTSQGAITAWKMCPLFQGIGYAGVAVMQYVNIYYTVILGWSLYYMFASFQSSLPWSHCNNEWNTPNCVDNLQRKNIIEQQVNNTIQNVTLFANGTVSNISASKSGDLVLASEEYWEYRVLRISSGLDQQGAVRWDLALCLLLAWVICYLCVCKGVKSSGKVVYFTATAPYVLLTVLLIRGVTLPGAAEGIKFYLTPNWSRLKDGQVWIDAGTQVFFSYSIGTGTMAALGSYNTFHNNFYRDSIIFTLFNSGTSFYGGFLIFSVLGFMAQNQGVPVDKVAKSGPGLAFIVYPEAVAQMPLAPLWSVLFFIMLFLLGLDSEFVGIEGVVTAIVDRFPQYLRRGYRKEMFTALVCVVWFLIGLSMVTEGGMYVFQLFDGYSGSGSVLLLVVICETLAIGWLYGRRRFYSDMERMVGFRINPWIGWCWCFFAPTFCAFIFIFNVATYTPLKYGSYVFPGWGMAIAWLLTMSSLLLIPSVMIYKLMNTNGTILERLNKLIIPQLDDIKDEEMMKLSQLETNCESKENQA; translated from the exons ATGATGGCTGAGGTCAAGCAACGAGAGACGTGGTCTTCAAAGCTGGATTTTCTGCTCGCTCTGATGGGTTTTTCCATTGGCCTTGGAAACATTTGGCGGTTCCCGTATCTTtgtttcaaaaatggcggag GTTGCTTCCTTATTCCTTACTTGATTTGCTTGATCTTGGCTGGCGTTCCGGTGTTGGTGTTGGAGATTGCCATGGGCCAATTTACCAGTCAAGGTGCAATAACGGCATGGAAAATGTGTCCTCTTTTTCAAG GTATTGGCTATGCAGGAGTGGCGGTAATGCAATACGTTAACATCTACTACACGGTCATTCTTGGCTGGTCCTTGTATTACATGTTTGCTTCTTTCCAATCCAGCCTTCCGTGGTCGCATTGTAACAATGAGTGGAACACGCCAAATTGCGTGGACAACCTCCAGAGGAAAAATATCATCGAACAGCAAGTTAATAATACCATCCAAAACGTCACTCTCTTTGCCAATGGTACTGTGTCGAACATTTCCGCGTCAAAGTCAGGTGACCTGGTGCTAGCAAGCGAGGAATATTGGGA ATATCGAGTTTTGCGGATATCCAGTGGTTTGGATCAACAAGGAGCTGTAAGGTGGGACCTGGCCTTGTGTCTGCTGCTGGCTTGGGTGATCTGTTACTTGTGCGTATGTAAAGGAGTCAAATCAAGTGGAAAG gtTGTGTACTTCACTGCGACAGCTCCCTATGTCTTGTTGACAGTCCTCTTGATTCGTGGAGTAACTTTGCCGGGAGCTGCCGAGGGAATCAAGTTTTATCTCACTCCCAATTGGTCAAGGCTGAAAGACGGACAG GTATGGATTGACGCTGGTACTCAAGTATTTTTCTCTTATTCTATTGGAACGGGGACAATGGCGGCATTGGGAAGTTATAACACATTTCACAACAACTTTTATAG ggATTCGATAATTTTCACGCTTTTCAACAGTGGAACAAGCTTTTATGGTGGATTCCTAATCTTTTCAGTGTTGGGCTTCATGGCACAGAATCAAGGAGTACCAGTAGACAAAGTAGCTAAGTCAG GTCCGGGACTTGCTTTCATAGTTTATCCCGAAGCTGTAGCTCAGATGCCTTTGGCTCCTTTGTGGTCTGTCTtgtttttcatcatgttgttCCTGCTTGGTCTGGACAGTGAG TTTGTAGGTATCGAAGGTGTTGTGACGGCGATTGTTGATCGGTTCCCACAATATCTAAGACGCGGATACCGCAAGGAAATGTTTACAGCTCTCGTGTGTGTGGTGTGGTTTCTTATTGGACTGAGCATGGTTACCGAG GGTGGAATGTACGTGTTCCAGTTGTTTGACGGCTACTCTGGCAGCGGATCAGTTCTTTTGTTGGTGGTCATCTGTGAAACATTGGCAATCGGATGGCTTTACGGTCGTCGTCGTTTCTACAGTGACATGGAGCGCATGGTAGGATTCCGCATCAATCCCTGGATTGGCTGGTGTTGGTGCTTCTTTGCGCCGACGTTTTGCGCg TTCATCTTCATCTTTAACGTCGCCACATATACGCCTCTCAAGTATGGTTCGTACGTGTTTCCCGGATGGGGCATGGCGATTGCCTGGCTGTTGACAATGTCATCCTTGTTACTAATTCCTTCTGTGATGATATACAAGTTGATGAATACAAATGGCACTATTTTAGAG CGTCTGAACAAGTTGATAATCCCCCAGTTGGATGACATCAAAGACGAAGAAATGATGAAGTTAAGCCAGTTGGAAACAAATTGCGAGTCCAAAGAAAATCAAGCGTAG
- the LOC136928936 gene encoding uncharacterized protein, which translates to MKHNSTMNMAMTIKGLGTDKADLLEGNKMADEGKSLDELIEEAEALLELEKPRKRKKGESEFEFYRDSLTGHRTTKHKYRPRCRRPTSQSTATCTSNSLEGSSSEASLWEDNVDSEDKSSVSGSNDQSLEEVLEKCQAFLDTVNTTADIKWERRMAALNENWAVSRPLIFKALLLSQSPGSTTQQCDVCHDAPWVVRCDECSGRRMCYKCDSTIHDQLLFHDREAWTDGCFKYIPPTFVFTENGKMEQTRRHLFYSHLLCPQCREKHSLVPCLLPGSVIIVNQKGRFDFSNYAAICNCYGHKVNPWSLERIIAAGYWPGSPKDLTYLFDQNLFRQWDFVQKRFTRNIRDIFSKSLGRFFPMQRKGINYHCNHLQSRFQGMEILHV; encoded by the exons ATGAAGCATAATTCGACAATGAACATGGCCATGACCATCAAGGGATTGGGAACTGATAAGGCGGATCTcctcgagggaaacaaaatggcggacgaaggGAAGAGCCTTGATGAGCTAATCGAAGAGGCAGAGGCTTTGTTGGAGCTGGAAAAgccaaggaaaagaaagaaaggagaaaGCGAGTTTGAATTTTATCGCGATTCACTGACGGGACATCGTACAACAAAACACAAGTATCGTCCCCGTTGCAGAAGACCAACCTCACAGTCTACAGCTACGTGTACCTCCAACAGTCTCGAAG GGTCTTCTTCTGAAGCTAGTTTGTGGGAAGACAACGTAGACTCTGAAGATAAAAGCAGTGTCAGTGGTTCAAATG ATCAGTCGCTTGAAGAAGTCCTAGAGAAATGCCAGGCCTTTCTTGACACGGTTAACACCACAGCGGATATAAAATGGGAAAGGAGGATGGCAGCTTTAAATGAAAATTGGGCGGTTTCAAGGCCTTTGATTTTTAAAGCACTTCTCCTTTCTCAGAGTCCTGGCAGCACAACACAACAGTGTGATGTTTGTCATGATGCTCCTTGGGTGGTTCGATGTGATGAATGCAGTGGAAGAAGGATGTGTTACAAATGTGATTCCACCATTCATGATCAGCTCCTTTTCCATGACAGAGAGGCTTGGACTGATGGTTGTTTTAAATACATACCTCCAACATTTGTATTTACTGAAAATGGAAAGATGGAACAAACTA GGAGACATCTTTTTTACAGCCACTTATTGTGCCCTCAGTGTAGAGAAAAACATAGTTTAGTTCCTTGTCTTTTACCTGGATCTGTCATCATTGTTAACCAGAAAG GCCGATTTGACTTCAGCAACTATGCAGCTATTTGCAACTGTTATGGCCACAAGGTTAACCCTTGGTCCTTAGAACGTATAATTGCTGCAGGGTACTGGCCAGGTAGTCCCAAAGACTTGACTTACTTGTTTGACCAGAATTTGTTCAGGCAATGGGATTTTGTACAGAAACGATTTACCAGGAACATCCGAGACATCTTTTCTAAAAGCCTTGGGAGATTTTTCCCTATGCAAAGGAAGG GCATCAACTATCACTGCAACCACCTTCAGTCGCGCTTTCAAGGAATGGAAATTTTGCATGTATGA
- the LOC136927681 gene encoding E3 ubiquitin-protein ligase TRIM45-like has translation MASAVSEKLAEHFECAVCMEQFKEPKVLPCLHTYCKMCLQELLKEQGSDYVINCPECRQEAKIAHGDVAKLQPNFWVNNFMTLLQMQDKDRTKPFPCENCDSEDEAVSRCKDCRVFVCDFCVTAHKRFRATRGHQMLSMAEVQKLGSKALSKPSFCVKHTGETLKLFCETCEETICRDCTIVDHREHEYKFVADVAEREREVLHILLNKTKDKELAVSNGIETVQAMKELVQSKVSEVNKEVDEFFDEQVKALEYQRANLKHEVMTEGKVRVDQLEKQSRVLSSFLAQLKSGVEFTSQALDDGDNVQLLTMKKQFSQRLTQLNSTKVECKPCQNKYFKLCVRQTIWQDVKDLATVRFTVNPQMFAVSVVGGEEGVMKRTFVGQTVALVVTNKEKEAERGEYRVAAFVSENGENEQPLPIVDNDDGSHSFSYRPKSEGIVTLSVTVNGQLVGGSPFQWEVFGGLKPDFLRARKRKEKEKRNERQYFGRLGYQQRAFYGTDDGY, from the exons ATGGCCAGTGCTGTGTCTGAAAAGCTTGCTGAGCACTTTGAGTGTGCTGTATGCATGGAGCAGTTCAAGGAACCAAAAGTCTTACCATGTCTTCACACCTACTGTAAGATGTGCCTCCAGGAATTGTTGAAGGAACAAGGATCTGATTATGTTATAAATTGTCCTGAGTGCAGGCAGGAGGCAAAA ATTGCTCATGGTGATGTTGCTAAGCTGCAACCCAATTTCTGGGTGAACAATTTTATGACCTTGCTCCAAATGCAAGATAAAGATAGAACCAAACCGTTTCCGTGCGAGAACTGTGACAGTGAGGACGAAGCAGTGTCACGCTGCAAGGACTGCCGCGTTTTTGTGTGTGATTTTTGTGTAACTGCGCATAAGAGGTTTCGCGCAACGAGAGGCCATCAGATGTTGTCCATGGCCGAGGTTCAAAAGCTTGGATCAAAGGCACTTTCTAAGCCATCCTTTTGTGTTAAACACACGGGAGAGActttgaaattgttttgtgaAACCTGCGAGGAGACAATTTGCCGGGATTGTACCATTGTTGATCACCGTGAACACGAATACAAGTTTGTAGCAGATGTTGCTGAAAGAGAGCGAGAAGTCTTGCATATATTGCTAAACAAAACCAAAGATAAAGAACTTGCAGTGTCCAATGGTATCGAAACTGTTCAGGCGATGAAAGAGCTGGTGCAGAGTAAAGTGTCAGAAGTAAATAAAGAGGTTGACGAATTTTTTGATGAGCAGGTGAAAGCGTTGGAGTATCAACGTGCAAACCTCAAACATGAAGTTATGACCGAGGGAAAAGTAAGAGTCGATCAGCTCGAGAAGCAATCTCGTGTACTTTCATCCTTCTTGGCTCAATTGAAAAGTGGTGTGGAGTTTACCAGTCAAGCATTAGATGACGGAGATAATGTACAACTCTTGACGATGAAGAAACAATTTTCACAAAGACTAACCCAGCTGAATTCAACAAAGGTCGAGTGTAAGCCCTGCCAAAACAAGTACTTCAAGTTATGTGTGCGTCAAACCATTTGGCAGGATGTAAAGGATCTAGCGACCGTTCGTTTCACTGTGAATCCCCAGATGTTTGCTGTGAGCGTTGTTGGTGGAGAAGAAGGAGTGATGAAGCGGACATTTGTCGGGCAGACGGTGGCGTTGGTAGTgactaacaaagagaaagaagcGGAACGTGGAGAGTATCGTGTGGCTGCTTTTGTGtctgaaaatggcgaaaatgaGCAACCTCTTCCCATAGTTGACAACGATGATGGATCTCACTCATTTTCTTATCGCCCAAAGTCTGAAGGAATTGTCACCTTGTCTGTTACAGTGAATGGTCAACTAGTTGGTGGAAGTCCGTTTCAGTGGGAAGTGTTTGGAGGACTTAAACCCGATTTTTTGCGAGCAAGGAAacgaaaagagaaagaaaaaagaaacgaacGTCAGTACTTTGGGCGTTTAGGATATCAACAACGAGCTTTCTATGGCACTGATGATGGCTATTGA